Sequence from the Mycobacterium florentinum genome:
GAGAATAAGGTCGCTAATTTGCCGTTGTTCATGCGTCATGGCCGAGCAGTCGATGTCGGTGTCGAGGAAGTCCTGGTCGGGGACGGCCCGCTACAGGGAATCCCGACCAGCCGCGGCACGGTGACCGGCAGGGCGCGCGTGGTGCGCACGCAGAAGGAGATCGGCATCGTCCGGTCTGGGGAGATTCTGGTCTGCAACAGCACGGATCCGGGTTGGACGCCGGTGTTCGTGGTTGTCGGTGGCGTGGTCACCGAGACCGGAGGCATGTTGTCTCACGCTTCATGCCTATCTCGGGAGTATGGGCTGCCCGCGGTGCAAATCGCCTCGGCGATGCAACGCATCCCCGATGGTGCGACCATCACCGTGCACGGCGACACCGGTCAGGTTGTCATACACGATGCCGACGTGTCTGCCGCTGCCGATTCTCGGCCACTCACCGGCGAACCGGCATTGGCGTTGGAAGGTGTCTCCTGAGCGCGGATGCACGCTACGAAGGATCGGAGATCGGGACGGCTTCCGGCCGACCGTCGTTCCAAGACATAGGCGGGCAGCGGGTTGCGACGGGAGGGCTGGTCGCGCCGGGTAGCGTCTACCGTATTGGGGGTTCGTTGGTTTCCGACGACGATCTTGATGCGTTGGACGCCTTACGGCTGCGTACGATCATCGACCTTCGTGGATCGGGCGAAGACCGCTCGGTCATGCAAGGTTTCGCGTCGCAGCGATCGATCATGTATGGGAACATCCCGATTCGCGTCGCAACAGTCGGGCAACTCGCCTCGGTGCCAAGCTCGGTCGAAGGTGCACGCGCCTTCATGGAGCGCGTGTATCGACAGTTGGTCGAGACCCACGGACCACAGTTGGCAGCAGCTATATCCGCCCTAGACTCGCCGTCTCCCATCGGCGTCGGCTGTGCTGCCGGTAAAGATCGCACGGGTGTGTTGATAGCACTGTTACATGAAACGCTTGGCGTACCAAGGGAAGTCGCTTTGGCCGAATACCTTCGGTGCGCTCCCGACCCGGCCCTCGTCGGAGACCGGTTAGTGCGGTTGATGCCGGCAGGCTATCGGGTCACTCCCGGCTTCCGTTGCATTCTCGAACCTCGCCCGGATGCCCTCCTAGCGGCCCTGACCTGGATCGACGACACCCACGATGGCGTCGAGGGCTACCTGACCACCGTCGGCGTCGCGCCGGCCACCATAAAGCGTCTGCGCCGCACCATGGTGCGGCCTCCCGATGCGCCGCAGGCGGGATAAGCCGCCGGGCGCCGATACCCTTACGTGAATGAAGGAGAACCAGCTTCGTCGGCGATGGCGTGAGCACTCAGGTGACAGCAGCCCCGAGACGGCGATCTTCGCTGCCATGGAGCGTCTGCTGATCGACCAGCCGTTGCACGAAGTGAGCGTGGAGAAGATCCTGCAGGCTTCCGGGGTTTCACGCGCGGCGTTTTACTATTACTTCTCGTCGAAGTACGACGTGGTCGCCTCCTTGGCCGAGACGGTGCTCGACGAGATCTATCACCTGCTCGACGCGTGGGCTGACAGTGGTGGTGAACCCTCGCCGGCACTGTTGCAGCGTGGCCTGCGCAGCGGTGTGGATATGTGGACCACGCACGGTCCGCTGCTGGCCGCGATGATCGAGAACATGCACGCGGCAGGCGGTCTAAAAGAGTCCTGGGTGGGCTTTCTCGACCGGTTCACCCAAACAGTCGCCGCCAAGATCGAGGCAGACCGAAGAGACGGGACGGCACCTGGCGGGCTGCCGGCGGACGCTGTCGCCGGCGCCTTAGTGTGGTCGTCCGAACGCCTGCTCTATCTGGGGTTGCGCGGACTCGATCCCGCGATTCCGACGGTCGAGGCGGCCGGAAATGCGTTGATCGTCCTGTGGACCACGGCAATATACGGCGAAGTCGACATGCAGAACTCGGGCACCTCATGACGACGAAAACG
This genomic interval carries:
- a CDS encoding tyrosine-protein phosphatase yields the protein MGGQRVATGGLVAPGSVYRIGGSLVSDDDLDALDALRLRTIIDLRGSGEDRSVMQGFASQRSIMYGNIPIRVATVGQLASVPSSVEGARAFMERVYRQLVETHGPQLAAAISALDSPSPIGVGCAAGKDRTGVLIALLHETLGVPREVALAEYLRCAPDPALVGDRLVRLMPAGYRVTPGFRCILEPRPDALLAALTWIDDTHDGVEGYLTTVGVAPATIKRLRRTMVRPPDAPQAG
- a CDS encoding TetR/AcrR family transcriptional regulator, with protein sequence MKENQLRRRWREHSGDSSPETAIFAAMERLLIDQPLHEVSVEKILQASGVSRAAFYYYFSSKYDVVASLAETVLDEIYHLLDAWADSGGEPSPALLQRGLRSGVDMWTTHGPLLAAMIENMHAAGGLKESWVGFLDRFTQTVAAKIEADRRDGTAPGGLPADAVAGALVWSSERLLYLGLRGLDPAIPTVEAAGNALIVLWTTAIYGEVDMQNSGTS